Within the Garra rufa chromosome 16, GarRuf1.0, whole genome shotgun sequence genome, the region ATAGATCTTCACACTGACAGTGTTTCTGTGTTCTGTGTAAATAAGCTGCAGCTCTACGTAGAAAATAAACAGATTATTAGATCACTTCACTGAGTATTAACTTGATTGCTAGTTTAATTACCTGTTTCTCTGTCCTCTGTTCTGCAGCTGATACAATGTCGTGGTTTTTATGTTCAATAATCGTACACAGCATACATATACATTTCTGGTCAGTGCGACAGAAAACCTCAAGGATCTTCTCATGTttctggcagatcatctcctgcagtcgtccagtggcTTCAGTCAAATTGTGTCTCTTTCCTTTAAACCaactctcatgttgttcaaggtgattctgacagtaagagttcagacacaccagacaggacttgactgctttgtattttcttccagtacagacgtcacactccacatctccagctccagcgtCACAGTCAGCAGTAAGTCTGGtcttcttcagtttctccaccaGTTCAGCCAACATGGTGTTTCTCGCTAAATcaggtcttggactgaaggtctgtctgcactgagggcagctgtagactctc harbors:
- the LOC141288944 gene encoding E3 ubiquitin/ISG15 ligase TRIM25-like; translated protein: MAEARFSQDEFMCPVCLDLLKDPVTIQCGHNYCKICITGCWDQEDQMRVYSCPQCRQTFSPRPDLARNTMLAELVEKLKKTRLTADCDAGAGDVECDVCTGRKYKAVKSCLVCLNSYCQNHLEQHESWFKGKRHNLTEATGRLQEMICQKHEKILEVFCRTDQKCICMLCTIIEHKNHDIVSAAEQRTEKQKQLKETQKTFQQRIQQREKDVQQLREAVESHKSH